DNA from Campylobacter concisus:
GCTGCACTCCAACCAAGCCTCTTTTTTACCAAAGTAAAATGCTCCAGCATCATGAAACGCAGGCTCTAGATCTTGCGAGCGCGTCTTTTCAAACTGCGGATAAAACATGCTAACTCTAGCATTTTCATCAAGTTTTATGGCTCGCTGGATAGGAAAGTCAAACGCAGTGGCTGAAAATAGAAATTCACACTCATCTTTTTTAAACTCGTCAGCAGCCTCTTTTAAAATTTCAGCCGTTATAAGCGGTGCTGTGGCATAAAGGCAGCAGACGTCACTAAAGCTAGAATTCGCGCGTCTTATCGCATCTTTTATCACGTCGGTGCTAGTTGCGTAGTCGTCGCTTAGGCTCGCCTCTCTAAAAAATGGCACGCTAGCCCCAAATTCTCTAGCCACATTTGCGATCATTTCGTCATCGGTGCTTACGATTACGTCGCTAAAAACTTTAGAATTTAGCGCAGATTCGATGCTATATGCGATTAAAGGCTTGCCTAAAAAGTCTTTTATGTTTTTGCCAGGTATTCTCTTGCTGCCACCTCTTGCTGGTATGATACAGATCATTTTTACTCGCTAAAGCTTTTTAGCACGTCAAAAAGTGTGCTTGCAACAAATTTAGCATCATCCACGCTCATTCCGTGATGGCACGGCAAGCTAAGCTCGGCGCTATAAAATTTCTCCGCATTTGGCAGTGAAATTTCGCCAAGAAGCGCTTTATAAAAGCTAAATTTATATGTTGGCTTATAGTGCACCTGCACACCAACGCCCTTTTGCAAGAGTGCTTCAAAAATTTGCTCTTTTTTATCCCAAAATTTCTCATCCAAAAGCACTGGATATAAGTGCCTTGAGCTAGTTGTATTTGCTGGAATTTTTATGATTTTAAAATATTCACACCCACTAAATTTCTCATCATAAAATTTAGCTATCTCGTTTCTTTTAGCGATAAAGTCGTCCAGCCTTTTTAGCTGGCTAAGCCCCAAAGCGCAGGCCACGTCTGTTATCCTGTAGTTGTATCCAAGCAGGCTCATGTCACTATCCCAAAGCTTTGTTTTAGCGATGCCATGGCTTCTATATAGCCTTGCTAGCCTTGCAAGCTCATCGTCGTTTGTAGCAAGCGCGCCGCCCTCAAGCGTGGTGATAGGCTTTACCGGATGAAAGCTAAATATACTAATATCAGCCTTAACGCCCACTTTTACGCCATTTTGCACGCTACCAAGGGCATGAGAGGCGTCGTCTATCACTTTTATACCGTGTTTTTTGGCTAAATTTATGATCTGATCTAGCTCCACAGGGTTACCGCCGTAATCAACCGCAGTTATCACCTTTGTCTTTGGCGTGATTAGAGCTGGAATTTTCTCTTCATCGATGTTGCCATTTGCTTTTATGTC
Protein-coding regions in this window:
- the pseF gene encoding pseudaminic acid cytidylyltransferase yields the protein MICIIPARGGSKRIPGKNIKDFLGKPLIAYSIESALNSKVFSDVIVSTDDEMIANVAREFGASVPFFREASLSDDYATSTDVIKDAIRRANSSFSDVCCLYATAPLITAEILKEAADEFKKDECEFLFSATAFDFPIQRAIKLDENARVSMFYPQFEKTRSQDLEPAFHDAGAFYFGKKEAWLECSAIFAPHSKAYLLPRNLVCDIDTLEDFEFAKKLYLINNGKI
- the pseC gene encoding UDP-4-amino-4,6-dideoxy-N-acetyl-beta-L-altrosamine transaminase, which codes for MIPYSRQQITEEDIKVVADALRDDILTGGQKVSSFEEELAKYVGVKHVVVMNSATSALHVAYLSLGVKAGDEVITTPITFAATANAALMAGAQVKFCDIKANGNIDEEKIPALITPKTKVITAVDYGGNPVELDQIINLAKKHGIKVIDDASHALGSVQNGVKVGVKADISIFSFHPVKPITTLEGGALATNDDELARLARLYRSHGIAKTKLWDSDMSLLGYNYRITDVACALGLSQLKRLDDFIAKRNEIAKFYDEKFSGCEYFKIIKIPANTTSSRHLYPVLLDEKFWDKKEQIFEALLQKGVGVQVHYKPTYKFSFYKALLGEISLPNAEKFYSAELSLPCHHGMSVDDAKFVASTLFDVLKSFSE